A segment of the Manihot esculenta cultivar AM560-2 chromosome 13, M.esculenta_v8, whole genome shotgun sequence genome:
aattatattttgatttttaaattttagtataattaacgtatcatttcttatatttttaaaattaaatccttaaatttatttatatttaatcaatttaaaattatagttctTCCATcttttatagatattaattcaCAATTAGTGAATaatcaaacttttttttttctttctacaatattttttataaaagtttataaCATACCTAAAAGCTATTTAGCATTACTTAAAAATAGTTGAAATTATAAgtgttttctaaaaattttaaagttataaatattgaagtattttaatgaataaaaaagtttataacATACTTAAAAGCTATTTAGCAAACTTAAAAGTAGTtgaaattgtaaatattttctaaaagttttaaagttataaatattgaagtattttaatgaataaaaattgaaaaataaaaagtattaaaaatttagttaaatgtgatattataaataaaagttaatgaaaatttaagtatttttttaaataaaaaataaataatcaaaatgtttaaattataatatatgagaACAGACTgattataaagaaatttaagtatatgattttaaaaatataaaaatcgatccattaattatgctaaaattcaAGTGTAGTTTatcaatttaaaaagaaaataaaaatatttttacactttttaaccgtaaaaataaataaatttttttttaatttgaacaaactaattataaaaatatttaaatgtttacttctaaaaatataataattcatcgttaattatattaaactctttataaaaataataatcaattcattaattatattaaaactcaAATGTAATTTACcttcaaattaaataatagtaaaaatcTGATCCACCAACATTTCTAATAGTACGTCTGATGCATAAAATTTTGCATTGTTGAGAACAGTGAAGAGAATGGGTTGACTGTTTCAATTTTCATATGTTGGGAAGTGCTTTTCCAGGTGAAATTTAGTGTTGAGTAGGCGCGGGGTTGGTGGTCTTAGTTGGGTGCATCGCCCATGTGAACAGAGAATTGCAGTTAAAAACTTTGAAACTTCTTTCTAGAAAAAGGACAATGGCTTCTCCcccattcaaaatttgggtaacTTGGGTTGTGTTTAGTGCGTGGTAATAAGTTAGAAATAATCAATAAATTCCCAATTCAAGGACATTAGGTTTACAGGGTAAGAtacaaaatagaaaaaaatgcctaacgtttaaaaaataaaaggctaTAAATTAACATTCGCATACCTTCTCataaaattttactaaatatatTTGAGGATATAAAATTGAAGATGAATTCACTAAACGCATTTGAGATTATAATATTGAGAGTGAACTCAGTCTATAAGTGATAtgctttaattttcataaagttatatataattttttatatttttagttgaGAATATAAGAattctatatattttattatagataAAAGGTTAAGGATTAGGGGCGTAAATGAACCAAAccgttcgtgagctattcgaggttcgattcgataaaaactcgaccgagctcgactcgatttctaaacgagccaagttcgagcttaatttttaggctcgtttggtAAACGAGCTAAGTTTgaactccatagtattcggctgttcatgagcaggctcgcgaataggctcgtgaacagtctcgttaaacaaactgaaattactatcataagagaaataaactcaaaccctgcatatattttaatgagccaaatctaaattttttaaaattcagctctatatagtttagttacactcttaaacttgtatatatttggatcattaagatttaaaaactcatatttataagtttacatgctaatttgtagatatacttatttaactaaaattattttagttttaaacttattagttttaaactaaaactcattatacaagtaaataaattaaattactcgtgAACTATTCGAGACTCAGCTCAATAAAAGCtcgactcagctcgataaaagctcgactcgtCTAAACTCGTTTGCTAAAAGAGCCAAACTTGAATTTCTTAATACTTGGCTCGAGTTCGATATGAGTAAAGCTCGAATTcggctcgagctcgaaaaaattttaacgaaccaagtttgaactcttcaaaactcggctcgactcggttcgtttacacccctaTTAAGGATTATGAAAAGGCCAAGACTATTAAGAAAATAACGTCGATACTAAATTTTTAGggttaaaaattgaaatattaatcCAATTACTCTAAACTCTAAAAACTCAAAATAATTGAAAACTTGTAtttcaattaatatttattcaCTTTTGTAGTAGtatgtttttataatttatttagatagagagaaaataaaagaggtaaaataactttaatataatatttttctttgtttGGATGGGgaagaaaattcaaataaagaaataaggGTGCAGAGGAAACTAAATTTTGTTTTTCCATTAttattttctctccattttaaagagaaaataagaaatcatctatttttttgataaaattacatttttatctttttatatccACTacgatttattattattatttttttatttttcacctatcagggaaaataaataatattttccttTTCCTCTTTTAAAATATCCAAACATAGGCGTAAAGGTTGTGTAAGCAAAGGAGTTCGGCCATTGCACCTTGATAATATTACTTATGATCACCAAGGCTTCTTCAAAGAATTGAATTCGTGTTGGCCAAGTTGGTTCGGGCTTCTTGTGAATTCTCTTATTTTGAGTTGCCACTAGCTCTAGGGTTTTTTGATGGGCCTTTGTACTTGTTTATTGCGCCTGAatagctttttcttttttttttttctatgcgAATTATGGTTGGGCCTAAATCTCGTAATGCTTATTGTTGTAAAGAAAGATcctttatgtaaaaaaaaaacttaacttgagatattaaaataaaaggtaaataataatttaatttttttttgaagtcaataatttcatttttatagttttatattttaaaaaactataaattaattcttcctataatttattttattttttaaaattataaaaattaaataattaaattttaaaaaatataaaaattaatgtctAGGTTTTACTAAAATTTACCCTCAGGAAATTTATAAGCAATGggcaaaataacaaaaaaaggaaagagtAAGTTCCTGTAGAGGCAACAACGCGGAAGCTAGAATATGGTGGATTTTGGACATTTTACCGTTTCaagttggaaaaaaaaaaaaaaaaaaaattctcggtctggaaaaattattttctcgTATCATAATAAAAACTTACTCTACTGCACTTTTACCTTAccgcataaaaaaaatattttactgtgTTGTAAATGCAGTAATGTATTGCCCACAAGGAATTATTTCGCATTTTTTTATTtcgcaaatttaatttttatttaattaattattatattatattttattaatttaattatatattaaatttatataaatataattataaaaattatattaatattaatattaattattattttaaattatttataatataatattatttttttattaattatataatttaattaattataaattaagtttgtataaatataattataaaattatattaatattaattattttaatttatttataatataacattatatttttcatatttattattttattttattatttttattattataaaatttttaaaaaattatataactaaCAACACCTAAAAATTTTTTTGGAccttttactattttaaaattaaaaaaaaattaaaagctgTTActgtttcaaaaattaaatatttataaattaattgtaataaaaacaataaaataaaataataaatattaatgatataatgttatattataaataaattaaaataattaatatttataataatattaatataattttataactatatttatataaatttaatatataattaataaaataaatataatattatattataaataatttaaaataattaatattaatattaatattaatataatttttataattatatttatataaatttaatatataattaaattaataaaatataatataataattaattaaataaaaattaaattttgaaatgcGAAAATGTTAGCCCAGTTTTTGCGGTAatgtaattttttgaaaaaatactcTAAACATTACCACACTTTTATgataatgtaattttttaaaaatattttctttgttATCGCATTctaaaaatatacttttaaatGCGATAAAGTAGACTTTCAGTTTGATATGGGAGAAAAAATTTTTCGGACCAaggttttgaaaatttttttttaacgtGGAAAGGTCAAAAGTCCCACAGCCAACTTTCACTTTGATctgggaaaaaaatattttctcaccgaggttttgagattttttttttttaacgtgGAAAGGTTAAAAAGCCCCATTTGAGAGATGGCTATAGCCGATAGGACAACAGAAAATATATTATCCTCCGATTTTTTGTACAGTTTACAAGTTCTCTCTTCTACGTGTTTGTCTCTTCGTTCTTGCTTCACCAGCGTCTGATCTTGGTTTCCATGGCACTGTCTCTAGCTGCGCATACCCACAACTTAGTGCTTCTTTCCACGACCAAAACCATAGCCATTGGCCATGGAAGAACCAAATCAAGGAGAGCAGATTCAATGGTTGTTAAGATGGCTGTGACATATGAAGAGGGACAGCTAAAAAGGCCCAAATGGGGAGGAGAAACTCCTCTCTCTCGTCTTGTTGGAGCTCTCATTTCCTTTAAGCCATTATCCGCACTTCTCAAGCTTGGTGCCAGACAAGTTCTTATCAGGTTCCCTGCTTTATCTCTTCATATCCTGTCTTTTCAATTGTATTGCAATCTGAAAGACATATACAATTTTAGTACGTGAGTAATATGTGTCTATGGAGTGTGTAATTTGGGTTTTCTTTAGATTTTGGGTGGTGACTGGAATTTGGAATGTTCGTGCAACAGCACAGCTGAGAAGAACAACATTCCATGGAGGGAAATGAGGCGAGAGATTCTGGAATCAGATGTGTATAAGGAGTTTGAGAGAATTCAAAACCCCTCAATCATATACCCTGATTGTGAACCTCTGAACTTATTCTAatccaaatttaatttattttcttgctTTTATGTGGTTTATTGATTGTAAACATTTTTCTTCGGTTGTGGATTTTCAGATTATCTCAGTCCTTTCCATGCATATGATGAGGGAAATCTTTCATGGCTAGTAAGTTTTTTCTCCTTATTTCAACTTTGTTGAAGTTTCTGTGAATTTTCTTGACAATTGCAAATTGGGTATTTAGTTCCCTGTGCAGCATTGGATATATTTCTGTTATTCATGCTTTTATTGGAAAGCTTCGTTACCGATTATGACCAATCTTGTTCCTTTCATGCTTGGTGTTTATTGTTCTGTTATGATCTCAACTTTCCTACTGCTTTAATTTATTGAGAATTGCATGCTAGAGATGGTGCAAAATCAAGGAAAACACAAACCTATTGTAATCACCTTTCTAATGTCAGGCTGCTGCAGAAGCTGAACCTGCAACCATGTCAATTGCAAGACGAGCAATGCCTGATGCTTCCTCAGCAGAAGAAGCAGATCAAGTAATGCGTGGAAATTGGCTTCAAGCAATTCAACAACATCATCTGCAGCATTCTGGAAATTCCATGATAAGTGACATTCTAGATATTGGATGCTCTGTAGGTGTCACGACAAGATTTCTTGCTGACAACTTTCCTTTAGCAAACGTCACTGTGAGTTCAGTTTTCAAACCTTAATGAGGAACATGATAGACGTAAATCAAAATTAAGATGCTTCCAAACTATAAATCACAAAACTGGTTTAGTTGTTAATATTGATGTGCACCTCACCTAAATTTGTGTGTCAATGCAACTGCTGCAGGGGCTTGATCTGTCTCCTTACTTTCTATCTGTAGCGCAATTCAAGGAAAAGAAGAGAGCCCCAAGAAAGAATGCAATTAAATGGATACATGCTAATGGGGAAGACACAGGCTTGCCCTCCAAATCTTATGACCTTGTTTCTATTGCATATGTGgtatatatgttttctaaagCAGTATTGTTATTGAAGTTCTGAAAATGCCTCTTATGTCTTTGATGCATCATGACTTATTCTGTATGAGTCACCAATTATGGCGTCGGAGAAGGCAATCCTTTGTTTCAGATTCCTCACACACATGTGGCAGACAAAAAGCTTCTTTTATCAAGAAACTAAAGTTTCTTTTCTGCTAGATGAATATTTCCAACATTTTGCTTAATATGTATATTTTAGGGATATACCTTCTTGCTTCGAACGCTCTCTAAGCAGATGATATCCTTCAGAAGGAAGTAAATTTCACACCAGTTTTTTATGAGTTGGATTTAGGCATAGAATGTTTTACAAAGGAAGGGTCCATTGTCATGTTTTTTACCTTGCAAAATCTTGAGATATATTGATTGTGATATTATTGTTAATACTTTCATGTGACAAAGGATTCCAAATCCAAAATCATACCTATAGATGAGAAGATATATTGATTGTGATATTATTGTTAATACTTTCATGTGACAAAGGATTCCAAATCCAAAATCATACCTATAGATGAGATAAAAGGACAGTGGACTGGTGTCTCTTGCTATTATGTAGTTGACCTTTGTCTGTGAAATGAGATCATGAGACTTTCACATATTGCTGAAACTTGTGTTTTGAAAAGATCCTTGTGACTTGTATTTGATACTTGCAGATACTCATGTTTTCAATTTGATGATTGCAGTTTCATGAATGCCCTGAAAGAGCAATAGTTAATATAGTGAAGGAAGCATTTCGGCTACTTCGACCTGGAGGCACGCTAGCTTTGACAGATCAGGCGGTAAACTCTCATGCACCTATGGTTTACTGTTTTAGTCATATGTATTAGCATGTTCTACCTTTTCGCTCAGCAACACCAATAATATGAACTTTGTGCTCACTTGTGCAGCCCGAGTCGAAGGTCATTCAGGTATGCTTCCATTTCTTTAACGATTGATAGGCATAAAACATCTGCTAGAGTGAAAAATTACATGCAATATATGATGGGATGGTAATGACTAATTTGCATAATGGGTATTGAGGGACTTAAAACCATGGCTTGTGATATTGTTACAGGAATTGCCTCCTGTTCTGTTCACATTATTGAAGAGCACTGAGCCATTTTTAGATGAATACTATTTGACTGATCTAGAAGGAAGACTGAAGGAAGCAGGATTTGTGAATATACAATCAGTTCTTACAGATCCAAGGCACAAGACAGTAACAGCAACAGTGCCTCCATTAACACTGTAATGCTCAATCAAATGAATGCTTACTTTAGTTCCAAGATTGTTTTTGCAGAGTGTATAAGTTGGTCATCTTGCGGCTGTCATCATATGTTTTGCTAAAATCAACTT
Coding sequences within it:
- the LOC110630153 gene encoding uncharacterized protein LOC110630153 — translated: MALSLAAHTHNLVLLSTTKTIAIGHGRTKSRRADSMVVKMAVTYEEGQLKRPKWGGETPLSRLVGALISFKPLSALLKLGARQVLISTAEKNNIPWREMRREILESDVYKEFERIQNPSIIYPDYYLSPFHAYDEGNLSWLAAAEAEPATMSIARRAMPDASSAEEADQVMRGNWLQAIQQHHLQHSGNSMISDILDIGCSVGVTTRFLADNFPLANVTGLDLSPYFLSVAQFKEKKRAPRKNAIKWIHANGEDTGLPSKSYDLVSIAYVFHECPERAIVNIVKEAFRLLRPGGTLALTDQAPESKVIQVMEKQEKAPNDQVTEEAEAIELILFQVSECYVYLIPPRKSAASYRADEWDVNKWAWEGTLKVISKGEECIIRLEDKTTGELYARAFLRNGEPHPVEPVIDSSRYFVLRIEENIGGRLRHAFIGIGFRERTEAYDFQAALHDHMKYLNKKKTAEEMEQHFQKTSSVDYSLKEGETLVLQIKNKGGCSTKSKILEQGPNNLSLEEKGDRKEPVLTIRPPPGPLSPVASVQNSPNLPPKLSLGETSTDEFPNPRKEDPIEQNSTMNESAPDIPDDDFGDFQAAG